aaaataccaaaagtcatagccatcattagcagaaatagcagaatagtttaaaatttgaacggtgaaaatcggctgaaaattgttaaagtagttaagtgccaaaaaacgtacaaaaagtggcaactagaataataaagtataaagaataaagagaaacaggaactcaatagtgtggatgcttaaagcatccacacaataatgaACATAAATCGTAAAGGAGTTAGCAGTAGTTCTCTTACCTTTTGTCTCCAGATCCAGGTTCAATACTGAAGGTTAGTAAATTTCCTTTGGACTGTTCACTCTTTATGGGCAGACTGCTAGACCCTGCAGACTCTGGTTTATCTGTCTCTTCCTCTACAGGAACACTCATCATGAATCTGAGAAGCAAACCACAAACACTGACGGTGAACTCAGAACAAAGCGCCAGTACAAGCAAGTCTGTTAAgtcaaacaaacaggaagaaaatgaagtgccaccctagaactgaagaagctgaaggGTCGTCAAGCAACCTAAAGAAgcccagacacttttctttccaagctccttagacgaAGCGCCACACCCACAATatcctgcttttattttggcgCGCCTCACTTCTCTTCCTTTTTGTACCTGTATGGTTATGTAGGCTACGGTTCAATATGCGCTTGAGATTCATCATGCTTTTAGTGCACCTCGTAAATTCGGTGAACTATACTGCGCAGCAGCTGGACAGAGTAGTTGAAGTAGTTGAGAAGTAGTAGTTGAAAGACCAGACACCTGTGGAGCGGAAATCACAAGTCCTGGCTAAGCCCTCCATGCCAAACATCCAAGCCTTGCAGGCTTCGCCCGCAACTCTGTACGATTGTATATATGACCAATAAAGCTCGTTTCCTCTTCCATAAGACTTCCCTGACTTAGAGGCTGACAGGAAAACAAGACTGTTGTGTTAACACCCACCTTGCCTCGGCTTCACATTTCCTGCTTCTGCTCTCATGCTTACCGATTAGTGATGTGACGGTCGAGGCTTCGAAGGTTGTGTCGAGTAATGGAGGGGGCGTTTCCGCGATGGGCATATCGAGGCTTGCTTCATTTATgggaggagctgaaaatgatgacgtccgAAGCCTCTCTGCCCGGCTGTACCACGTGACTGGTTCATGAAGTGGTTCGAACTATGCTGCGAGCTATGACAGCGACATAAAACCCTCagacttaataataataataatgcattggatttatatagcgcttttcaatgcacccaaagcgctttacaatgacattattcattcacgctcacattcatacactggtggaggcaagctacggttgtagccacagctgccctggggcagactgacagaagcgaggctgccatatcgcgccatcggccccaccagtacagagaggccggggatcgaaccggcgaccttccggttacaggtgcccttcccaaccccctgagtcacggggcgaccgtggctcaggggtcgacttcattcaaaatgtgagTGTTTGATGGAGAGTTGCGGTTAGTGAGAGTTTGGAGAGAGTTTGGAGGTTTaggagagtgaggagagaaagtcaggagaggatggagccagctaagaagaggaggatgtcctcccctgtgtgggaacattttgatCTTATTCCTCCCAACAAGGTATGTACATTTCTACAGATgatgtattttcataatactgATGGTGCAATAAAATTGATGTTAAGCTGTCTTTACTTTTGTAcaaggtgaagtgtttgctatgtgccagggagctgggatataacaacaacacctcATCCATGCTCAGGCACTACAGAGCTTTGCATGAGAATAAGGGGAACACTGATTGTGGAGCAAGACCAGGTGAGCCATCAAATGCCATGATAATATAGCATGCAGTAATCTTACTAAATGATAGaacaatattatacaactgtaataagttatgtgtgtgatatttatatttgtgctttgtttttattgtctttcctcaggAGAACAATCTCAAATAGATGAAACCCTGGTTAACATGGTGACTGAGGACTCCCAGCCATttagcattgtggaggacaaaggatttaaaagatTTATTAAATCAGTAAATCCTAGCTATGTTCTCCCCactaaaaaggtcataaaagcagtgacaatgtagtttttacagaataaaatgtgaacaggcaGGACTGAGGCTCAACGCCTCAGTTTGAAGAGTGTGGCATTttgcacacagcctgtaaatgtcaacaacaaaaggagtatgtaaaacatgtatattgtagtgatgacagtatactgtgtatatttatactggCAGGCTCAAAGCCTCAGTGTGTAGCTGTCCATACCTCAGTTACAAAAGCATAACCATTGTCCAAACCCCAACCACACCTCACAGTAAATGATCCATTTTAAgcatttccaaatgatcattGTCCATACTGCCAGTGCAGGAGTcataccacacagtgatgcagctggtgaGGACACTCTCAATGGTGCCTCTGTAGAAGGTGCTCATAATGGGGGTTGAATCTCTTGTCAGgggtcagcagagtgaagaCAATTATTATTTGATTGATGCAGTAAAGACTGAGAACAAAGCTGAAACCACCCGTCCAACACCTGAACTTCATTCAGACTCTGTTGTTGAAAATGTAGTTTTGTGAGTGAAATTATGTAATTATCATGGAACAATGGTTTTCTATCATGACAGTCTCCAGTTCGAGGGCTGCTGGGAGCACTATTTTGATACCAAGCTGTTCTACAGCAGGACCACCTCCAGTCTTAGACTTCCTCCGAGACTGAGACTATTGAACATCCTCATCATCACTCCCATTACAGTGGCTGAATCTCAGAGGTGTTTCTCCACCTTAACGAGAAGCAGACGTTCCTGTGAGATGAAGGACCGGAACGCCTGAAAGCCCTCGCCTTCCTTTCATGGAGAGGAGCCACCTCCTTCCTACCTCCTTAAAGCCTTTATTTTCTCCTTTACTCAATTATCGTCTCCTCTGtcctccctttctttttttacttcctGTTCTCCCCTTtccttttatctttattttcctTAATCTCACCTCCTTCAATCCTGTTTCCTTCCATCAGTCCCCTGtccttctcttcttcctcatAGTCTTCTTCGATGACGTGAGCCTATTTTTCGGGTTTATTTGAACATAAAATATTAGATTTACGTGTGTTTAGTAAATAATTCTTTTTCAATGACACTTTTTCATCTCCCAGTTTTactacattttaaataagatcagaagaagcagcaggaagCAACAAAAATTGATCTTTGCCATTCCTTGCCAAACTGATTAAGTAACCTTCAAACGCAATGTTTTTGGACATTGGACTTGTTTTGCCTGCATACAAAATATAACCACAGTTCAGCAGTGGCTGAACTCGTTggatgttgttttatttgtcaaaaaaaaaaaaaattcctacTAAAAttataaagaagaaaacagctgaaagactttattaaagtcattttattcattaaaatgtaaatttgggatttctttgttttcactttcaAACTAAATTTGACTCTGTGAACTTTTTGATTTGACAGGAGAGATGAAAAGTGAAACAGCCTGAAGGAGGCTACAGAGAGCAGAGCTCACTGGCTGAGCTGTTTGTGACACCTGAGCAACTTTTCCAGTTTCCCTGCTCGTTTTAAACATTTCACTGCCATCAAATTTCAAACGCgtgtttaaaaacaggaaagttTCCAGTTTCAGAGTTTGATCTGTCTTCTCTGTAGGATTTTACCTTGAATGTGACTGCAAATCACTGCTTTGTCTGCAGTAGTTTTTTGTATGATATCTAATGTTCAGCTTCTTATGatggtttttattatttttatttcattgccAACTAGATAGACAACAGTGATAGGCAACATATGCAGTTCTATGTGCTACACACATATTTACATGTTTCTACGAGTTTTATAACCAAGCTGTTACCAACAGCCTGCACCATGTTGTTCAACATGGGAAAAACATAAGACTGGGATTGAAGCGTTTGCTGCTTATTAGATAAGACACAAGCACTGTGATCCCTCAATACAATCATATTCTGGTTataactgcattaaaaaaaaaaaaacaattgagTCACTATTTTCAGCTTATATGgctgaaacattttcaaatgagTGAAACAGTAAGAGCATATGGAGAATTTGGAAAATCacattaagaaagagaaatcaaacatttaggTTAATTTTAAAGAGCTTagacttgttgaaaatgcagaggagctggttgtgagcagagcttcagagaaacagacacacatCTATCTGACTGGTGAAAACTTATGAGATCATTGTTTAAACTTAATTCTCCCTTTGTTGGTGCTTCAGGTCCCAGCCTCTCAGCACTAAACTTCATCCAATCCAGGGGAGCATCACCTACAAAATGAAGTCTCCTACTACACATGTACTAAATGATTTTTGCTATTCTCTTACCTCTCACCTAATAGCCTGTCGTCTTAGTGACTGTTAAATGAAACCCTGATTAAGATGCCAGATATTGTTTTGTCTCAAGTGGTCCTAAGCACCCATTTTATCATCGGACTTAGTGTTTCTTCACCTTGGAGCTTCTACACTGTCTACACATCTAAAATCTTTAGCTATCATTCACTATTATATATAACAATGATTATATTAAAtggcaaaaatagaaaaaaatatatgtggatcctggaataatcgtagcttccatctttaaaggactgaagaggaagaagtttacaaggaatcatttagaacagTGGAAAACATCAATTGActgaatccatgaatctgaaaacatGTTTCTGGGTGAAAGAGACGTACACACtcaactatctgttcaacagtcgtTTCTCTATGTGTGAGAATGGCTtatatttgtatagcgctttacacatccaatCATCCAcccaagctacattgtagccacagccaccctggggcgcactgacagaggccggacactggcaccgccgggccctctgaccaccaccagaaggcaacaggtgaagtgtcttgcccaaggacacaatgaccaagactgtccaacccagggctcgaaccggcaaccttctgattaccaGACGAAATCCCAACCCTTCAGCCACGATGGCCCGATCGTCAGATGCACTGAACCATATTGAACTTCTGATCCCTCAAAAGAAGCCTGGAGTGTAAATCCAGGATAAAGAGGTTCAGTGAAtttggtgttgaaggtgtggaggtggatcagaatgtcagaggagactctgtagaaagacacagtgccagcaggacagtccacatacactgctactctgttagagagacaggaggaggagatgatggatGTTTCCATATGATTGTGTCTGGCAAATTGAGGACCATCATCGAAGCAgcacagactccaggactgatcattgaaTCCAAACATACAGTCAGTactgtttcctttccttctgattcctctgtaactcactgatatatcaacccttcctctccactcgacctcccagtaacagcgaccagtcagaccatttgtacacagcagctgaggaagaacatcaaatctgtctggatgatcaggatatgactgaacctcctccacacgtgtcaccttgctgttgttgtcagacagtttgaggtttgtgtgtactgtgtttttgtcgattgtgagttgacagaaatctgatggagagaacaaacacaatccagctgcagttattgatccatcatctgttcattgattgacactttgatgaagACTCGTGACATcagaatgatgaagatggttgaatgtgtgctgctttgttttcatcaatcacattaaaaacacacttacacgtCCTCAGACCTGgcctcaaccatcggactccagcaggcccctccctgaaaggaggaggggggtcagaccagaacagtcagcatgcacacatggacattgcatggctctcatacacagaCTGTTAGACACTGATATGGACACAGTCCAACTTCACTCCGTACGTGGATCAAACTGCTGATGGTTTAGACTGATCCTGGATCTGTCAGTACACCACTGTATTGAATGAATTATGACTGATTTAAACTGACCTTCATTatcttttatttctcttctgtttAGCTGGAAAAGACACCTCCCTGCCTTTGCTGCCAGCTGTTTTTCTCCAATTGGTGTCAGTTTGGTTACTGtgcatgacctctgacctctgagagAGTTCAGTGTTGTTTTCATATGTTTTAATGCCTCCTGAAACCTGCTCATGTTCTGATTTAACAGCAGATTTCTCCACATGTACACAGAGAAATTTCTGCCTCTGTCACATATAGTGGAccatatgtttgtttttgaatatatattttaattagaAACTATTAAAGGATCAGTGTATTTCCTCAGCAAACACTGATCATCGTGTTAGTGCAATGAATCGTTCTGCTGTCAGCTGACTTCACTGAGAGTCACCTTTCAGCCTCGTTCTGTCCTCTGAAAGTCTGAATATGTATTTGTCATTAAGATTATGTCCATTCTGACTTACTGTCACATTACTGACAACTCAAAGAGAAAGGGCAAACCACAATTAAACAAATGCCAATTAACTACCTCTCCATGGCATGAAAGCCCCTTTCAGGTATCATTACCACTAAGCTGAGTAGGCGCTTGAGTCAAGCACAGCTCTGATACTGCCTCATAGAGCAGTATGGCAGGCATCATTTACTAATTCTactataataatttatttattattaataaagtCCCCTTTTAGTTATTATTTGCAGTTTTACAAAACACCTTAACCCACAAAATGCaaacaactacaaaaaaataatgtaaaaaatgtcTAAAGCAGAGGCTAGTCACCCTTTGGTGGAAGCACATTTCTGCTCATTGTAtccattatctttttttttttttaaagactggtGAGATTGAACACAGATCTATTAGTAAAGACATGTTCAGCTCTCTCATCACCATAGTGGAGGGTGAAACATTCACACCACTGCAGCCAGAGCCCAAATTAGTCTGTCTTATTAAGGTTTTTAAGGTTGAGGTTATTTAAGATGAGTTATTCATCTGTATGGAGATTCAATTCAATCTAATATATTATTGATATAatgtcacaacaacagtcagttaaaaaaaatttgctCCCAAACCACCTGACATGTTTTGATAATTTGCTTATGTAGTATTCTTAATGTCATACATTTACCACTACTGAGAGCTGTGTTGCTCAACACTTTGCTAATATATGTATCTGATGTTATGGTTACATTTGATCAACATTTTCAGTGTTGTTGgacagtaatttttaaaaaattgtagaaagttaaaatatatgttaaaaatgccaataaatgaataattttgTGTGACTGAAAGAAATAATCTTATTATTCATTTTCTAAAAGAATCAAAGCATCACTTGATCTGACCTGATAATTGTAGAGTCTGGACTCTTCAGCATATTTAGTCCTGCATCATTCAagttgttgttactcaggtccagctctctcaggtTACAGGACGGGGAGCTGAgagctgaggacagagctttacagcttctctctgagaggttacaaTCACGCAGTCTGAAAACACAATGAGAGcaaataagagaaaaaataCTTATTGTCCACATTACCCACAGGTAACAGCTTTCACTACAGTGGCATATAgcttacagagctttgttggaggctttgaccactggcagcagccgcAGAAGAACCTCCTCTGAaacagagtatttcttcaggtcaaactcatccagatctttttctgatgacagtaagatgaaggccagagctgaccactgagcaggagacagtttatctgtggagagacttcctgatgtCAGGGActgctggatctcctccactagagaatgatcattcagttcattcagacagtggaacagattaaTGGTttgctctgcagacagattctcactgagcttcttcttgatgtactggactgtttcctgattggtctgtgaaCTACTTCTTGTCTGTGTCACCAGACCTTGTacgagagtctgattggtctgcagtgaaagacccaggaggaagcggaggaacaagtccaggtgtccatttggactctgtaaggccttattcacagcactctggtggagtgaTGGTAGGCCTGGTTTACTTAAAGATGGCCACCAGGAGGTTGTTtgttccagcagattgagtccagagttgatgaaggtcagatggacatgaagagcagccagaaactcctgaacactcagatggatgaagcagaacaccttgtcctggtacagtcctctctcctctataaagatctgtgtgaacactcctgagtacactgaggctgctgtgatatcgatgccacactctgtcaggtctgattcatagaagatcaggtttcctttctgcagctgaacaaaagccagttttcccagagactccatcatcttcctgctctctggactccagtgtggatctgtctcagcgccttcatcatacttgacctttttcactttggcctgaaccaccaggaagtggatgtacatctcagtcagggtcttgggtaGCTCTTCTTCATCTCTGGTTTTCAGctcatcctccagaactgtagcagtgatccagcagaagactgggatgtggcacatgatgtggaggcttcgtgatgtcttgatgtgggagatgatcctgctggcctgcccctcatctctgaatctcttcctgaagtactcctccttctgtgggtcagtgaaccctctgacctctgtcaccatgccaacacagtcaggagggatctgattggctgctgcaggtcgtgtggttatccagagacgagcagagggaagcagttcccccctgatgaggtttatcagcagcacatccactgaggtggactttctagggtcagttaggctcatagttttgtggaagtccagaggaagtcgacactcatccagaccatcaaagatgaacacaacctggaagtcttcaaagctgcagattcctgcttctttggtttcagtaaagaagtgatgaacaagttccaccaagctgaacttttcctctttcagcacattcagctctctgaaagtgaatggaaatatgaaatggatgtcctggttggctttgtcttcagcccagtccagggtgtatttctgtgttaagactgttttcccaatgccagccactccctttgtcagcactgttctgattggttcatctcttccaggtgaggctttaaaaatgtcttcttgtttgattaTCATTTCTGGTATGTCTTGTTTCCTGGATGCTGCTTCAATCTGTCTGacttcatgttcatcattgacctctgcagtccctccctctgtgatgcagagctcagtgtagatctgattcagaagggttgggtttcctgctttagcgatcccctcaaacacacactggaacttgtTCTTCAGAGTAGATTTAAGTTTACGTTGACCAATACCAGAAAGCTGCTCTGaatgggaaggaaaagaaagaacaaaatgtATAATGTGAATTCATGTTTTATCAAATGCAAATTCAATCTTAATTCCCTCTGTTATGACATTACTCAATGTCCCATTTATTCAGCAGTTAAAATCCTTTAGaaatcctcttactgctctgcagatggtcagccagctcctcctgatTCATTCTCCTCATAAAGTCCAgtgtgatcttcacaaatgcctctctgctgctcatCTGTTCATCATCCTCCCTCTgactctctaagcattctgggtaatctggaTTCAGAACATTTTgcatcttcttcagctcgtttttcacaaaagtgatgattttGTCCTCCCGCACCTGGAACAGAATACTTTATGAATGTCCCAAAACATCAGATCCATAATTTATAATCTCTTTGtgctatttgcacatttttacattaaatttcTAATTTAAATCTGTAAATGTTGTAACCCTAAtttgtaaatactgtaaaatcACTGTCATTTAAGGGTCGGGCATTGCATTGCACAGCTACAAGCATTTCACCTCATGTCATActgtgtatggttgtgtgtgtgacaaatacaatttgaatttgaatgttGGACATACTGACAATCCACTGGTCTATAAAGAGCAGCACAGAGAGGACTGTGAACAGAATACATGTAcgagtagttgttgtacatgtacagaccataaatatggagtccagttGTGTTTCATGCTtctgggcagactgaccactgggatcCTCTGAGCTCtcctggtccactctgtggaggaatcaTGAAGAATTAGATCACACTGATTCTGTTCACAGGAAGACACACATAAATTAAAGTACACATAGATGTTTTTGGTGTATCTCATCAGTATACATAAAACAAgtcatcatttttaattttcattaagATTTCTGTGCATGTCGATTtagaacttttttttccccattttatcATGATTCTAGTATTTTAACTTtaggtttgttgtttgttttttaatgtcttgttctcttttttctctccaaAATTCTGTGGAGTTTTTGGTGTGTGATAAGGTTGCTTTGCTGGTTTTTATTAAACTTAACTTGCTATTTTGAGGTGATTTCTTTCATGTTTAATCCATCAGTATTTGCTGTGTTCTGCTTTTATGTGGCACTCTATTGAGTTGTTTTTCTGGTCAGTGAAAGGTTCTgttatttatttcctgttttactttgaaggctggttttatttcatgtctTGCTTTTACTTCCTCCTGTCATCAGCTGTGCCACTCACTGGTTGTTTCTGTTAGTACACAGTTTACTGAAACTAGAGTTCAGTCTTGTATTGTTCATCCTACTTCTCAATTTATGGATaaattttcacaaaaaaaaaaaaaccagacaaaaatgtattattgtagggtctaccctACAGTATAAAGTGCATTGACGTTGTAGGATAGAATAAGAGTTGTTTTACTGTTATCTTAGCCTCAGCATTATTATTGCATCAGAATCATATTACAAGCATTGCCTTAAAACATTTACTGAAGCTATGGGTATTACATTAAagtttgtattacagtgattgttataacctcatgttaatcCTCTATTTACAGGTATCAGaataatcatataatctttcgTTACAGGGGTAACCATGATCATCTTCATACACATTGCAGTGTCATGCTCATTATAGAATTGTGCTGAAGTTAAttaagggttaaaagctacagtcagcgcGATGTCAGGCTGATCTATTGTGTAAAGTGACTTCAAGCTGGAAGGCCGCACACGCCTACAAAAACACTGATATCATGTTATTCTTTATATCTTTTCTTCAGTTATATCTTTtgttaagttttaagtagtgaTAGTTGATTAAACAACATTTATTCAATATTACATACCGTATTCAGATTATTACAAGCATAAAGAGACACACTTTATTACAAGGCCATGTTATAGccctaattaaagattgtgaaatattatgtagttttagtttgcattattctcctgaattagaagaaggtgataactattacatttgttaaactgatttgcattacattagactgctgatttattgtggatgaatgatattgttttatgatgcattatactgctgagttataggaaatactgttttcagagagtcatgatcttatttgtctgattagaagagaacagaacataccGGAGAGGTTTTCTGCACCATCTCAGCAGGAGGAgataaacagggagccaaggtcgcagcttaggcgccgtgtgagaaaagagtgtgaatgtttatgttttatgattAGGTGGGGGCcgctagaggctataagagtttGAGCGATACTCCACCATTTTGAGGCCTTCAGCTGCCTGCGTGCAGTGTTgttctcccacacgtgtgttcattaaaatcattgttCATcttgacccggccggaccagtgtcGTTATTGTGGTTTTTCTCttgtatccatccccaatattttgaactcATAACAacgtgactgttgttgtgatttggcactatataaataaaactgaattgaattaaaaacacatatCACCAGTTATGAAAACTGGTTCTCTgtctggaaaaaacaaacaaacaaacataaaattcCATCCGGACATCAAAGCAGCGCTCACGTGGAGTCACGctcacaaaaatatttatcctCCCCCATCCAGCAACACCTGAAACACCTGAGTGTAAATTCCTCTCTACGCTTACATGTATGACTACAAGAGGTGTACACATAGAAGTCATTAAATCTATGGACACTTGCAGCTGCATAAATGCAATAACCAAATTGTTTGCAATAAGAGGCCCAGCAAAAGAAATGTGATCAGGCAGGGGCACAAACTTCATCGCAGCAAGTGTGGAGCTTGGGATGTCAATTGTCTCCACGCCAGCAGTTTCAACTACCCACATGCCTCCCATATGGGGGGTTTCTGAGAAAGGATGATTGGGTTAACTCAATAAATATTGGATTCTATGCActtataaaacaaacacacccatCTGACACATGAGGTGCTTTGTACCATAATGGCCTAACAGAGCCTTCCTCACCATTCCTGCTGTTTGATATTGATCCAAAATCAGCACATTCCTTCTCTTGTGAAAAAGACTTGCTCAATAACCAATGGTAAACAAGTGCAGGCACTCGCCAATGGATTCTGGAGTCGCTGCAGAAAATATTATCTCAGCACCCTCTAATCAAGGGGCAAGTGGCATGAAACACACCGCAATGTTCAGCCGAACATTGcggtgtgtttaaaaaaacaacaataacacaataacacattgtGTCATTGGAACAATCAAGAACCCAGAAATGACAATGGGCATCATCACAGTCATTCCAAGCAGCAATGGGAAAGTCAGAAAGGTCGAAATGAGGACATCGTCCCAGGGAGTCTCAAAGACTTACTTCCCTTCCATTTCCGATGTTGTTATGCTCTTTGAAACTGAAGTGACTGATAAAAAGTAGTAATGGCATCAGTGATGCATGTTCTGTCCCAAGTAAAAGGTTGAAAATGGTTCATAATAATTTAGTgataaaaatgtcatatttcATCTGCaattatttatattaaaaaagagagtgatttagttaaaaaaaatttcctATGCAGTCAGCATCTGTATCTTATTTTGGAATCTGTGGTCGCAATGCAGCAGGGAAGCAGAAGGCGCAGTCAGTTAGGAAAAAAACATTGTACATAAAACCTGActatacatgtttaaacttcaCCTCCTGTGTTGTGAATCTGTAAGTTTATTGAATCTTCTCGTTTGCTTTATATGTTTGTTAGGGCAGATTTAGAGATTGTTTTGTGAATGTGTTTGGAATTAGCCGGCTTTGCTTGAAGCGCGGTTTATTAACATTATCATTAGTATCAGCTAAGACTAGCATTCTTGCATGTTTTCTATCACACACGCCATATATTTTGGTGTATTTATTTGAAAGAGCTAAagcatattttattttcttgtgagcatttttattttcactc
The sequence above is a segment of the Oreochromis aureus strain Israel breed Guangdong linkage group 3, ZZ_aureus, whole genome shotgun sequence genome. Coding sequences within it:
- the LOC120434289 gene encoding uncharacterized protein LOC120434289, with protein sequence MEGKVDQESSEDPSGQSAQKHETQLDSIFMVREDKIITFVKNELKKMQNVLNPDYPECLESQREDDEQMSSREAFVKITLDFMRRMNQEELADHLQSMEEIQQSLTSGSLSTDKLSPAQWSALAFILLSSEKDLDEFDLKKYSVSEEVLLRLLPVVKASNKALLRDCNLSERSCKALSSALSSPSCNLRELDLSNNNLNDAGLNMLKSPDSTIIREGPAGVRWLRPGLRTCCVQNATLFKLRR